The following proteins are encoded in a genomic region of Arachis stenosperma cultivar V10309 chromosome 4, arast.V10309.gnm1.PFL2, whole genome shotgun sequence:
- the LOC130973383 gene encoding ATP-dependent helicase BRM-like isoform X3 — MPQQPQKFVDLGQQSSSQGQVADRQMLNYQQAYLQYALQAQQKSALAMQSQKQSKMGIPGPSSVNDQDMHTGNLKIQDLMSMQAVNQSQASSSRNSSEHFAHGEKQMEQGQQLAFDQKSEGKPSSQGPATGHLMPGNSMRPPVQAPPTQQSMLNMLKDPLPFTKTAQYQAMQAWARNLSDPSRCLKMAQLIPQMQSRTVPQPKANDTNVGTESLPVSVSNPQASSPTVASENTTHTNSSNDVSAQSSSAKAKQTGLSNHFGPPINASIAGNSSEVALPQFNLHGRDSQGSLRQPAVKNGMSSMHPQHSSASLNLGADHPLNAKTSSSSSEPVQMQHIRQSNQSVVQDGGLSNEGGSINHSKYQGAPSQMPQQRTAFTKQQLHVLKAQILAFRRLKKGEGTLPQELLRAISPPPLDSQVQQPVTSAGGQNQDQSEVTVAEQPKQMESIAKDSQSISSINAKGSSKQEVFARDEKSTTTIHVQAMPLVIKEPAGKEEQQSVGCSAMSDQEGEHGIRQIPVSNESVLDRGKAIAAQASVSEQLQNNKTEQASIVAQPKDVGLTRKYHGPLFDFPFFTRKHDSFGSSMMLNHNNLSLAYDVKELLYDEGVQVLNKKRTENLKKIEGLLAVNLDRKRIRPDLVLKLQIEEKKLRLLDLQARLRDEIDQHQKEIMAMPDRPYRKFVKLCERQRMELARQVQASQKASREKQLKSIFNWRKKLLEAHWGIRDARTARNRGVAKYHEKMLREFSKRKDDDRSKRMEALKNNDVDRYREMLLEQQISIPGDAAERYAVLSTFLTQTEEYLHKLGSKITAAKSQQEVEEAAKAAAAAARLQGLCEEEVRVAATCAGEEVMIRNQFIEMNTPRDSSSVNKYYSLAHAVSERVVRQPSMLRAGTLRDYQMVGLQWMLSLYNNKLNGILADEMGLGKTVQVMALIAYLMEFKGNYGPHLIIVPNAVLVNWKSELHTWLPSVSCIFYVGTKDTRSKLFSQEVMAMKFNVLVTTYEFIMYDRSKLSKVDWKYIVIDEAQRMKDRDSVLARDLDRYRCQRRLLLTGTPLQNDLKELWSLLNLLLPEVFDNKKAFHDWFSKPFQKEGPNQNAEDDWLETEKKVIIIHRLHQILEPFMLRRRVEDVEGSLPPKVSIVLRCKMSAVQSAIYDWVKSTGTLRVDPEDERRKVLKNPLYQAKPYKTLNNRCMELRKTCNHPMLNYPFFDEFMDRDFIVQSCGKLWILDRILIKLQRTGHRVLLFSTMTKLLDILEDYLQWRRLVYRRIDGTTSLEDRESAIMDFNRPDSDCFIFLLSIRAAGRGLNLQSADTVVIYDPDPNPKNEEQAVARAHRIGQKREVKVIYMEAVVDKISSHQKENELRSGGLVDMEDELAGKDRYMGSIESLIRNNIQQYKIDMADEVINAGRFDQRTTHEERRSTLETLLHDEERYQETVHNVPSLQEVNRMIARSEEEVELFDQMDEELDWSEEMTRHDEVPKWLRTSTREVNAAIAALSKRPSKNILFGGSMGVESSELGSEKRRGRPKGKKLPNYKELEDDDIIECSEESSEERNGYSAHEEGEIGKFEDEVHSGGDGANPMEKDQVEHGPPFNAGYELPRSLEDAKNHTVEEAGTRGSSLDSQILTHTVTPSVYSRKFGSLSALDAKPSSISKRVDELEEGEIAISGGSHMDHQQCRSWIHDRDEGEDEQVLQQPKIKRKRSLRVRHRPVIERPEDKSGIEMVPLQRGESSLIADNKYQGQTRTDRESKSFVDNNASKHDKDESSLENKQNLPSRKAANSFKLHGSPKSNRMICLSAPSEDGGKHPKESWEGKPINSAGSSAHGSKMTEIIQRRCKNVISKFQRRIDKEGQQIVPLLSDLWKRMENSGYTGGSGNSLLDLRKIEQQIDALEYNGVMELVFDVQFMLRSAMQFYGYSYEVRTEARKVHDLFFDILKIAFPDTDFAEAKGSLSFSGQIDSNAITSPRQGNVCPSKRQRTINDVETDQCPEQKAPNRGSGSNSEKARNKGHPLQKELRPGSGSGSAREQYQQNNSSALVHPGDLVVCKKKRNDREKLLAKPRTTSAGPVSPPSMGKNRSPGSGSTPKDARVFQHTSNVQGRFSQPYQLSNGSGGLVGWANPVKRLRTDCGKRRPSHT; from the exons atgcctcagcagcCTCAAAAATTTGTTGATTTAGGTCAGCAGAGCTCCAGCCAGGGACAAGTTGCTGACCGGCAAATGCTCAATTACCAACAAGCATACCTTCAATATGCTCTGCAGGCTCAACAAAAATCTGCTTTGGCAATGCAGTCACAGAAACAATCTAAAATGGGGATCCCAGGCCCTTCATCTGTGAATGATCAGGACATGCATACTGGAAATCTGAAAATACAGGACCTTATGTCTATGCAAGCTGTTAATCAATCCCAAGCATCATCCTCTAGGAATTCATCTGAACATTTTGCTCATGGGGAAAAGCAGATGGAGCAAGGACAGCAGCTAGCATTTGATCAGAAGAGTGAAGGAAAGCCTTCATCCCAAGGACCAGCCACTGGACACTTAATGCCAGGAAATAGTATGAGGCCACCTGTGCAAGCACCACCAACGCAGCAGAGCATGCTAAATATGTTGAAGGATCCATTACCATTTACTAAGACTGCTCAATATCAGGCTATGCAGGCATGGGCAAGAAATTTATCTGATCCTTCAAGATGTCTTAAGATGGCTCAGCTCATTCCGCAGATGCAATCAAGAACAGTTCCACAACCAAAGGCAAATGATACTAATGTTGGTACTGAGTCATTACCAGTCAGTGTTTCAAACCCACAGGCTAGTTCTCCAACAGTTGCAAGTGAGAACACAACACATACTAATTCATCTAATGATGTTTCTGCACAATCAAGTTCTGCTAAAGCAAAGCAGACAGGTCTATCTAACCATTTTGGCCCACCAATTAATGCCAGTATTGCTGGAAATTCCAGTGAAGTTGCATTGCCACAATTCAATCTTCATGGCAGAGACTCGCAAGGTTCTTTGAGGCAACCAGCAGTTAAAAATGGAATGTCTTCTATGCATCCGCAGCATTCTTCTGCAAGCTTAAACCTAGGTGCAGATCATCCTTTGAATGCAAAAACTTCATCATCTAGTTCAGAACCTGTGCAGATGCAGCACATCAGGCAATCAAATCAATCTGTTGTTCAGGATGGAGGTCTGTCAAACGAAGGGGGTTCTATAAATCATTCAAAATATCAAGGGGCACCATCTCAGATGCCTCAACAAAGAACTGCATTTACGAAACAACAGCTTCATGTTCTTAAAGCTCAGATACTTGCATTTAGACGACTGAAG AAAGGAGAAGGAACTCTTCCCCAAGAACTTCTTCGGGCCATCAGTCCACCACCTCTTGATTCACAAGTGCAGCAACCGGTTACTTCTGCAGGAGGGCAAAATCAAGACCAATCAGAAGTAACTGTGGCAGAACAGCCAAAGCAGATGGAGTCCATTGCCAAGGACTCACAATCTATCTCATCTATTAATGCAAAGGGTTCTTCAAAGCAGGAAGTCTTTGCTAGAGATGAGAAATCCACAACAACAATACATGTGCAAGCTATGCCTTTGGTGATAAAAGAACCTGCTGGAAAGGAAGAGCAACAATCTGTTGGTTGCTCTGCTATGTCGGACCAGGAAGGTGAACATGGAATTAGACAAATACCTGTTAGTAATGAGTCGGTGTTAGATAGGGGAAAGGCTATTGCAGCCCAAGCTTCTGTTTCTGAACAATTGCAAAATAATAAAACTGAACAAGCAAGCATTGTTGCGCAGCCAAAGGATGTGGGCCTCACCAGAAAATATCATGGACCACTATTTGATTTTCCTTTCTTCACCAGGAAACACGATTCCTTTGGTTCATCAATGATGCTAAACCACAATAATTTGTCACTGGCATATGATGTGAAAGAGCTTCTTTATGATGAAGGTGTGCAAGTCCTTAACAAGAAAAGgacagaaaatttaaagaagatTGAGGGTTTACTGGCAGTTAACTTAGATAGGAAAAGAATTAGGCCAGATCTTGTGTTGAAGTTgcaaattgaagaaaaaaagcTTCGCCTTTTAGATCTACAGGCACGTTTAAGGGATGAGATTGATCAACATCAAAAAGAGATAATGGCAATGCCAGATAGGCCATATAGGAAATTTGTTAAGTTGTGCGAACGTCAGCGTATGGAACTTGCTAGACAAGTGCAGGCATCACAGAAAGCTTCAAGGGAGAAGCAACTGAAATCTATATTCAATTGGCGCAAGAAGCTTCTTGAAGCACACTGGGGCATTCGTGACGCACGGACTGCTCGCAACCGGGGGGTGGCCAAGTATCACGAGAAGATGTTGAGAGAATTCTCGAAACGTAAGGATGATGACAGGAGCAAAAGGATGGAAGCCTTAAAAAACAATGATGTTGATAGGTACAGGGAGATGTTGCTGGAGCAGCAGATTAGTATCCCGGGTGATGCTGCAGAGAGATATGCTGTTCTTTCAACTTTCTTAACCCAGACTGAAGAATATCTACATAAATTAGGAAGTAAGATAACAGCTGCTAAGAGCCAACAGGAAGTGGAGGAGGCAGCAAAAGCTGCTGCAGCTGCTGCACGATTGCAG GGTCTTTGTGAAGAAGAAGTCAGAGTCGCAGCAACTTGTGCTGGAGAGGAAGTGATGATTAGAAATCAGTTTATAGAGATGAATACTCCTAGAGACAGTTCATCTGTCAACAA GTATTACAGCCTTGCTCATGCTGTGAGTGAAAGGGTTGTAAGACAACCATCCATGTTACGAGCTGGAACATTGAGAGACTATCAAATG GTTGGTTTGCAATGGATGCTTTCTTTGTATAACAACAAATTAAATGGAATATTGGCAGATGAGATGGGTCTTGGTAAAACCGTTCAG GTCATGGCATTAATTGCGTACTTGATGGAATTTAAAGGGAACTATGGCCCACATCTTATAATAGTGCCAAATGCTGTTTTGGTTAACTGGAAG AGTGAGTTGCATACTTGGTTACCATCCGTGTCATGCATTTTTTATGTTGGAACAAAGGatacaagatcaaaattattttctcaG GAGGTTATGGCTATGAAATTTAATGTCCTTGTGACTACTTATGAGTTCATCATGTATGACCGGTCAAAGCTTTCAAAAGTTGATTGGAAGTATATCGTAATTGATGAAGCACAGAGAATGAAGGATAGGGATTCAGTTCTAGCACGCGATCTTGACAGATACCGTTGTCAACGACGCTTGCTTCTGACAGGAACACCTTTGCAG AATGATTTGAAGGAACTCTGGTCACTTTTAAATTTACTTCTTCCAGAGGTTTTTGACAATAAGAAAGCCTTCCATGATTGGTTTTCAAAACCATTTCAAAAGGAAGGTCCAAATCAGAATGCAGAGGATGATTGGCttgaaacagaaaagaaagtCATCATTATCCATCGACTCCATCAGATTCTTGAGCCTTTCATGCTTAGGCGTCGCGTTGAAGATGTTGAAGGCTCTCTACCACCAAAG GTCTCCATAGTTTTACGATGTAAAATGTCAGCTGTCCAGAGTGCCATTTATGACTGGGTTAAATCCACTGGCACCCTTCGTGTTGATCCTGAGGATGAGAGAAGAAAGGTTTTGAAGAATCCACTCTACCAGGCAAAGCCTTATAAAACTTTAAATAACAGATGCATGGAGCTACGCAAAACCTGCAATCATCCAATGCTTAATTACCCATTTTTTGATGAATTTATGGATAGAGACTTTATTGTACAATCTTGTGGGAAGTTGTGGATTTTGGATAGGATCCTTATCAAACTTCAAAGGACTGGACATCGAGTTCTGCTGTTTAGTACCATGACAAAGCTCCTAGACATCTTGGAAGACTATCTGCAATGGCGGAGACTAGTTTACAGGAGAATTGATGGGACAACAAGTTTGGAAGACCGAGAATCAGCAATAATGGACTTCAATAGGCCTGATTCAGACTGTTTCATCTTCTTGCTTAGCATAAGAGCTGCTGGGAGAGGCCTTAATCTTCAGTCTGCTGACACAGTTGTCATTTACGATCCTGATCCAAATCCTAAAAATGAGGAGCAGGCTGTGGCCAGAGCTCATCGGATTGGACAAAAAAGGGAAGTCAAGGTTATCTACATGGAGGCTGTTGTTGACAAGATCTCTAGCCATCAGAAAGAGAACGAATTGAGAAGTGGAGGCCTTGTTGATATGGAGGATGAACTTGCTGGTAAGGATCGATATATGGGATCTATTGAGAGCCTCATAAGGAACAATATTCAACAATATAAGATAGACATGGCTGACGAGGTCATTAATGCTGGACGTTTTGATCAAAGAACAACACATGAAGAAAGACGTTCAACTTTGGAGACTTTATTACATGACGAGGAAAGATATCAAGAAACTGTTCATAATGTTCCGTCACTACAGGAGGTTAATCGCATGATTGCTAGAAGTGAAGAGGAAGTTGAACTGTTTGATCAAATGGACGAAGAACTGGATTGGAGTGAAGAGATGACACGGCATGATGAGGTGCCTAAATGGCTTCGAACCAGCACAAGAGAAGTGAATGCTGCTATTGCTGCTTTATCTAAAAGACCATCAAAGAACATTTTATTTGGTGGCAGTATGGGTGTGGAATCTAGTGAATTGGGTTCTGAAAAGAGAAGAGGACGACCCAAGGGAAAAAAGCTTCCTAATTATAAAGAGTTGGAGGATGATGATATAATTGAGTGCTCTGAAGAAAGCTCTGAGGAAAGAAATGGATATTCTGCACATGAAGAAGGGGAGATAGGAAAATTTGAAGATGAAGTACATAGTGGGGGTGATGGAGCTAATCCCATGGAAAAAGATCAAGTCGAACATGGTCCACCTTTTAATGCTGGATATGAACTTCCTCGATCTTTAGAAGATGCTAAAAATCACACAGTTGAAGAAGCTGGTACGAGAGGATCATCATTAGATAGTCAAATATTGACACATACAGTGACACCATCAGTTTACTCACGGAAATTTGGTTCCCTCTCTGCGTTAGATGCCAAGCCAAGTTCCATTTCAAAAAGG GTAGATGAGTTAGAAGAAGGGGAAATTGCAATATCTGGTGGTTCTCACATGGATCATCAACAATGTAGAAGTTGGATTCATGATCGTGATGAAGGTGAGGATGAACAAGTTCTGCAGCAACCCAAGATCAAACGCAAACGTAGTCTACGTGTTCGACACCGTCCTGTCATCGAAAGGCCTGAGGACAAATCTGGCATTGAGATGGTTCCTCTTCAACGTGGAGAATCATCTCTTATTGCAGACAATAAATATCAAGGTCAAACAAGGACTGACCGAGAATCAAAATCATTTGTTGACAACAATGCCAGCAAGCATGATAAGGATGAATCTTCATTGGAAAATAAGCAAAATTTACCTTCAAGGAAAGCAGCTAATTCATTCAAATTACATGGCTCACCTAAGTCTAATCGTATGATCTGCTTGTCTGCTCCTTCAGAGGATGGTGGCAAACACCCTAAAGAAAGTTGGGAAGGAAAGCCTATCAACTCAGCTGGATCTTCAGCTCATGGCTCTAAGATGACCGAAATTATTCAGAGAAGA TGCAAAAATGTAATTAGCAAATTCCAAAGGAGAATAGACAAGGAAGGCCAACAAATTGTACCTTTGCTATCAGATTTGTGGAAGAGGATGGAGAATTCTGGGTACACTGGCGGATCAGGGAACAGTTTGTTGGATCTACGAAAGATTGAGCAGCAGATTGATGCATTGGAGTATAATGGAGTAATGGAGCTTGTGTTTGATGTGCAGTTTATGTTGAGGAGTGCGATGCAATTTTATGGATACTCATATGAG GTAAGAACTGAAGCAAGGAAGGTTCATGATCTcttttttgatattttgaaaattgCATTTCCCGATACGGACTTTGCAGAAGCAAAAGGTTCCCTTTCTTTCTCCGGCCAAATTGATTCCAATGCCATAACATCCCCTAGGCAAGGAAATGTTTGCCCAAGCAAGAGGCAAAGGACAATAAATGATGTGGAAACCGATCAATGCCCTGAACAAAAGGCTCCGAACCGTGGTTCCGGGTCTAACAGCGAAAAAGCCAGGAACAAAGGCCATCCATTGCAGAAGGAATTGAGACCTGGAAGCGGTAGTGGTAGTGCCCGGGAGCAATATCAGCAGAATAATTCTTCTGCATTAGTTCATCCAGGTGATCTGGTTGtatgcaagaagaaaagaaatgacaGAGAAAAATTATTGGCGAAGCCTAGGACCACATCCGCCGGTCCTGTTTCACCGCCAAGTATGGGTAAGAATAGAAGTCCCGGGTCAGGTTCGACTCCCAAGGATGCGAGGGTGTTTCAACATACTTCAAATGTGCAAGGGCGGTTTAGCCAGCCATATCAGCTGTCAAATGGGTCTGGTGGGTTAGTTGGCTGGGCAAACCCGGTAAAGCGACTAAGAACAGATTGTGGGAAGAGGAGACCAAGCCATacatag